The genome window caacacttcggtcaagcaacaacacctgcatgtgccTAAGGAAACCCTTTATATACATGactaagtcataaagaccagcccagacgaagccaacttggatcttcacggtggcaacagtcaacctgacGATTCTtcagatgactctttcacccagcaagcacaacccgctgaagagttggagaaggtttctatctcaaaagattatccggatcgcatggtgaagattggtaccaccttgtcaccacccattcggttggcattgatctcttttttgcaaaagaacactgaggtcttcgcctggtcatacgaggacatgccaggcatctctcccgatgcgATAACTGTCATTCGGGAGATACATGAAAgtgtctgcggagatcatgctggatctcgatccctagcacacaaggcttttcgccaaggatattactggccaacactccaccaaggtgccatcagaatatcccgctcatgtgataagtgtcaacgctacgcaactattccttactcccctcccgagccgctcattTCCATGATcaacccttggcccttcgctCAATGGGGACtggatttgatcggcccaatgcctgcagggaagggcaaggtccgctatgcaatcgttgcagttgactacttcacaaagtgggccgaagtagaacccttggcaaccattactgaggcaaaaatagaagacttcgtatggaagaacatcctttgcagattcggcattcccaatgcgatagtcactaacaacgggcgacagttcgacaacaataagtttaggatgttctgctctaagttcaacatcaacttatgttttgcctccccagctcatcatcagtctaatggacaagttgaagccatcaacaaaataatcaagcgaactttgaaaaccagcttggacaaggctaaaggttgttggccagaatttgtaccccaagttctttggtcataccgcacttcgtatcggacatcaacaggagaaaccccattctcacttgcctttggtacagaggcagttgtcccagctgagtttgagcaagcaacattctgagtccagaactacgtgcaaagcaaaaatgacaaacaacttaccctcaacttagatctagtcgaggaacacagaaaccaggctcacttgaggaatgtcgcctacaagcagcgcatctccaactactatgactctagggtcaaacctcgttctttcaaagtgggggactgtgtattgaagaaaagattactctgcgactgagtcccgagtgaaggaacacttagtccaaattgGGATGGactgtttgaagttgttggcatcagtcgccttggctcctacaagcttggaagctccgatggcaagacccttggccatccatggaacgctgatcacttgaagtactattacaagtaaattcacattgtacaagtgttaagcttcagccgttcggcatcctatgtaacgaagactatttggcatgaattcaataaagaggcgatttagacaactcggtcctaatcctcttacattcctaacaATGAAACACTCGAGTTAAAAGCTTcgacatgaatgcttccaacaggaaatcaagtctaagtatatgtcaataagactatacaaataaacaaacagtactggacagaactagtacatccaagttatggcttatatctaaacaaaggatttgctcaaacatagtcaggcattcatcaatgatagtgcaaatacttggtaattaacaacaaactagtacatccagagtacatggcacatgccacacaaacaaactagtacatccagagtacatggcacaagccacacaaacaacaaactagtacatccagagtacatgacacatgccacacaaacaacaaactagtacatccagagtacatggcacaagccacacaaacaacaaactagtacatccagagtacatggcacatgccacacaaacaacaaactcgtacatccagagtacatgcagAAAGATAGGGCACTACGAGTTATCCTCATCTGAGGCCGAACCCCTGACAATATCACTCTGCATTTCAACCCCATTGTCATCACCACCTTCCTCAGCATCTCTAGGACCATCCTCACTCTCTTGAGACTGCTCACTGATACTAGCCTAATTATCAGAGTCATCATCACTATTAGGATCAACTGAGAGGACGAAGGCTTCACCCTTTTGTCGGTACTCATCCATCTCATCACGGTACTTTCGGATAATGCTTCCATTGTCGTAAATGCtcaaggacggccatccatttccttttctcaTAATTAGCCGCTCGGATGCAGTGAGGTCTAAAAGCATCGTGAAAGGCCTGGGAACCTAAGAACTTCTGCACAGCAGCATCCCTCTCAGTTGGGATACTCATTTTCAGCCTAGAAACCTCAACCAAGGTACTATCCAACTCCCctttaaccttggaaacctcAAGGATGGTTGTCTCCAACTGTTCCTTAGTCGCTTCCAATTGTTTCTTGAGCCTCACGTTCTCACCATTCCGcctcttcaaactctcaaagttttcatcCTTAAGGTGGATGGCATCAGCCAAAGCTTTGCTTGTTTTTCTGGCGTCattcacaagctgcttattctctttaaactttacCTTGTACCGCTCGACTTCTCGTAATCTGTCATCGTACTCGGTCATGACCTACATGACAAGATAATCGTCATTACCAGGAAAAAGAGgggagaaagcaaagaaatgacaaagtaacacttacATAAGAAGATAGCCTCATCATTCAGTCACGATCTGATTCGTTTTCATCTAACGGCTCACCAAGCTCATCAATAGTGGATCGACGTCTTGCCAGGCAATTATTGACATACCTAAAACTACTTGGCTGCATGTCAACCTTCAAGTCCTTCCAATGAATGCTGCCAACCTCTTCCTTGTACTTTCTCTTACGGCTACAGCTAGGGTCACCTTCTTGGTCAGTAGACTCCATGGTTGGAGGAAATATGGGATTGATGGTAGGAAGAGGAGGCAACAGTCATTTCTCCTCCCTTGCAGCTATGGTAGCAGCACACCCGATAGCCTTAGCTTCAGCCTTTTTTGAGGTAGCAATCTTGATGACCTCCTCTTGTGACTTAAGTTTAGGGGTTGGCCTCACCCGGTGCTTACGAGCTCCCTTGTGAAACAAAATGTCGTCTACGGGAACTAACATGGGTACTTTCCCTTTCTTGGCATTAGTCTCCCATTTCTTTCCCACTTTCTCCActgaacaagaaaaatcaaagtaaggaatgcaactttgtaaaagaaaagggGGTGAAATGAAAGACATAACTTACTTGCTCGTCTTTGGCACTCTGACACTAGGGGCTGGAAACCGTACTttcgaaataagggtcgtagcttgcccaaatgtctatcctctttgggcaccctcaacaccttctctatgtcagcTAGCTCCCGTCCAGACAGCTTGATGGTCCCTCGCGTCACTGCACGAAGAAAAAAtgttagaagcaagagaaaatcacaacaaatagcaaataatgcaaacaatggatacattacaacctacagtctggaagtgagtaggaacacgtcgctcaggcgtgacacctttaacatactcccaatcattataaagaaagcaccaaaggtttttccaagtgcagtacgcctttttcttaccaaagacaatacgctctctctcactccaacatgcacactcggcatacCTAGTGCATGCTTTCACCGGGCGCATTTTATAGCAGTAGCGCCATTGATGAAAGGAAGGCTCACCTAACccacattccatccaaataatataaaacctgATCAAGGTATCCCAAAAACGAGGGTAGAGTTGCCCAAGCACATATCCAATGAAAGATAGCATTTGTTGCAACCACGGGTGCAAAGGCAACTTCACCCTTAAAGTCAATAATATCTGggtatagaacataacatgaccttTGGGTGGTTCAGAGGACAATTCTTCATGATGCACCAAACGCATTCCTACACTACGGGGGATactacatgactgccttagggcctcaagctgcttttcgctatctaacaagttttgcactaaattgtctgctgtgaactcaaagtgaaatatgggtatggcgtcacaaagaaccccctcacccactgacattaaggaggaagaaccaatattggctaaggCTTGGCAATTGCGAGGATCACCCaatcttgaattttttgtacaaGACTCCAACAAAGGTCCTGAAGACTCCAACGTTGCAAGCTCAAACCTAGAGTTAGTGTTAAGGGAGCCCCCATCACTAGGACTTCCAAACTCTA of Malus sylvestris chromosome 6, drMalSylv7.2, whole genome shotgun sequence contains these proteins:
- the LOC126625908 gene encoding uncharacterized protein LOC126625908, translating into MLEFGSPSDGGSLNTNSRFELATLESSGPLLESCTKNSRLGDPRNCQALANIGSSSLMSVGEGVLCDAIPIFHFEFTADNLVQNLLDSEKQLEALRQSCSIPRSVGMRLVHHEELSSEPPKGHVMFYTQILLTLRVKLPLHPWLQQMLSFIGYVLGQLYPRFWDTLIRFYIIWMECGLGEPSFHQWRYCYKMRPVKACTRYAECACWSERERIVFGKKKAYCTWKNLWCFLYNDWEYVKGVTPERRVPTHFQTVVTRGTIKLSGRELADIEKVLRVPKEDRHLGKLRPLFRKYGFQPLVSECQRRAMEKVGKKWETNAKKGKVPMLVPVDDILFHKGARKHRVRPTPKLKSQEEVIKIATSKKAEAKAIGCAATIAAREEK